From the genome of Elusimicrobiota bacterium, one region includes:
- the fusA gene encoding elongation factor G, whose protein sequence is MANPQTTSKETLAARQYPLEKVRNIGIIAHIDAGKTTTTERILYYTGRIHRIGEVHDGATTTDWMPQERERGITITAAATYCAWKDCQINIIDTPGHVDFTAEVERSLRVLDGAVVVFDGVQGVEPQSETVWRQANKYNVPRVAYINKMDRLGADFYMSYNSIHEKLGANACAIQLPIGAEAKYAGLIDLLEMKALVWKGEELGAKWDVLDIPADMAEMAKEWHEKMIEKIVEFDDGLMERYLEGKHDFTVEELRKALRKGTIAGKIYPVLCGSSYKNKGVQPMLDSVTYYLPSPLDRPPVKGEDPYTAAPLERKPADEEPLTAFFFKIQTDPFVGKLAFFRVYSGVVSAGDTVFFPAKRTSERIGRVLRMHANKREEIKTVYAGEIAATVAMKSSGVGVTFCSEEKPIILEQISFPEPVISVAIEPKSKADEEKMGNAMQRLAEEDQTFRIKTDVETGQTIISGMGELHLDIIVDRMKREFNVQANVGEPQVAIKETIRKAVEIEGKFIRQTGGRGQYGHCWLRLEPQPMGKGFEFVDDVKQGRIPREFIPAIEKGCREALEGGALAGFPIVDIKCSVFDGSFHEVDSSEMAFKIAGAMALRAGCQKASPTLLEPIMKLEVTMPEQYMGDIIGDLSSRRAKIIEMGDRHNVKFVRGTVPLSTMFGYATAVRSISQGRAAFAMEPSHYEQVPSNVQTAIVEKRGMKKSDDK, encoded by the coding sequence ATGGCCAACCCACAGACGACGTCGAAGGAGACGCTCGCAGCGAGGCAGTACCCGCTCGAGAAGGTGCGCAACATCGGCATCATCGCGCACATCGACGCCGGCAAGACGACCACGACCGAGCGCATCCTCTATTACACCGGCCGCATCCACAGGATCGGCGAGGTGCACGACGGCGCGACGACGACCGACTGGATGCCCCAGGAACGCGAGCGCGGCATCACGATCACGGCCGCCGCGACCTACTGCGCCTGGAAGGACTGCCAGATCAACATCATCGACACCCCCGGCCACGTGGACTTCACCGCCGAGGTCGAGCGCTCGCTGCGCGTGCTCGACGGCGCGGTCGTGGTCTTCGACGGCGTGCAGGGCGTCGAGCCGCAGTCCGAGACCGTCTGGCGCCAGGCCAACAAGTACAACGTCCCCCGCGTCGCCTACATCAACAAGATGGACCGGCTCGGAGCGGACTTCTACATGTCGTACAACTCGATCCACGAGAAGCTCGGCGCCAACGCCTGCGCCATCCAGCTCCCCATCGGAGCCGAGGCCAAGTACGCGGGCCTCATCGACCTTCTGGAGATGAAGGCGCTGGTCTGGAAGGGCGAGGAGCTCGGCGCGAAGTGGGACGTGCTCGACATCCCCGCCGACATGGCGGAGATGGCCAAGGAATGGCACGAGAAGATGATCGAGAAGATCGTCGAGTTCGACGACGGCCTCATGGAGCGCTACCTCGAGGGCAAGCACGACTTCACCGTCGAAGAGCTCCGAAAGGCCCTGCGCAAGGGAACCATCGCCGGCAAGATCTACCCCGTGCTCTGCGGCTCTTCCTATAAGAACAAGGGCGTGCAGCCGATGCTCGACTCCGTGACCTACTACCTCCCCAGCCCGCTCGACCGCCCGCCGGTCAAGGGCGAGGATCCCTACACGGCCGCCCCGCTCGAGCGAAAGCCGGCCGACGAGGAGCCGCTCACCGCGTTCTTCTTCAAGATCCAGACCGACCCCTTCGTCGGGAAGCTGGCCTTCTTCCGCGTCTATTCCGGCGTCGTCAGCGCCGGCGACACGGTCTTCTTCCCCGCGAAACGGACCTCCGAGCGCATCGGACGCGTGCTGCGCATGCACGCGAACAAGCGCGAGGAGATCAAGACGGTCTACGCCGGAGAGATCGCCGCGACGGTGGCGATGAAGAGCTCGGGCGTCGGCGTGACCTTCTGCAGCGAGGAGAAGCCGATCATCCTCGAGCAGATCTCCTTCCCCGAGCCCGTCATCTCGGTCGCCATCGAGCCCAAGTCGAAGGCGGACGAGGAGAAGATGGGCAACGCGATGCAGCGCCTCGCCGAGGAAGACCAGACCTTCCGCATCAAGACCGACGTCGAGACCGGCCAGACCATCATCTCCGGCATGGGCGAGCTGCACCTCGACATCATCGTCGACCGCATGAAGCGCGAGTTCAACGTGCAGGCGAACGTGGGCGAACCCCAGGTCGCCATCAAGGAGACGATCCGCAAGGCCGTCGAGATCGAAGGGAAGTTCATCCGCCAGACCGGCGGCCGCGGCCAGTACGGCCACTGCTGGCTGCGCCTGGAGCCCCAGCCGATGGGCAAGGGCTTCGAGTTCGTCGACGACGTCAAGCAGGGGCGCATCCCGCGCGAGTTCATCCCGGCCATCGAGAAGGGCTGCCGCGAGGCCCTCGAGGGCGGAGCGCTCGCGGGCTTCCCCATCGTCGACATCAAGTGCTCGGTCTTCGACGGCTCCTTCCATGAGGTCGACTCCTCGGAAATGGCCTTCAAGATCGCCGGCGCCATGGCGCTGCGCGCGGGCTGTCAGAAAGCCAGCCCGACCCTGCTGGAGCCCATCATGAAGCTCGAGGTCACCATGCCCGAGCAGTACATGGGCGACATCATCGGCGACCTCAGCAGCCGCCGCGCCAAGATCATCGAGATGGGCGACCGCCACAACGTCAAGTTCGTGCGCGGCACCGTGCCCCTTTCGACCATGTTCGGCTACGCGACGGCCGTCCGCTCCATCTCCCAGGGGCGCGCGGCGTTCGCGATGGAGCCGAGCCATTACGAGCAGGTGCCTTCGAACGTCCAGACCGCGATCGTGGAGAAGCGCGGGATGAAGAAGTCCGACGACAAGTGA
- the rpsG gene encoding 30S ribosomal protein S7, which translates to MPRKGLRPRDRRDFPAADYKYNSVLVSRFINKLNFQGRKQAAEKVFYDALGLIQKRGNENPLGAFEQAIENIRPLLEVRPRRVGGATYQVPSEVRPVRSYTVAMRWLINAARDKSGRGMAERLADEITLALKKEGIAMKKREDTHKMAEANRAFAHYRW; encoded by the coding sequence ATGCCGAGAAAAGGACTCCGACCCAGAGACCGCCGGGACTTCCCGGCCGCGGACTACAAGTACAACTCCGTGCTCGTGTCCCGCTTCATCAACAAGCTGAACTTCCAGGGCCGCAAGCAGGCCGCTGAGAAGGTCTTCTACGACGCGCTCGGGCTCATCCAGAAGCGCGGCAACGAGAACCCGCTCGGCGCCTTCGAGCAGGCCATCGAGAACATCCGCCCGCTCCTCGAGGTCCGCCCCCGCCGCGTCGGCGGCGCGACCTATCAGGTCCCGAGCGAAGTCCGCCCCGTGCGCTCCTACACCGTGGCGATGCGCTGGCTCATCAACGCCGCCCGCGACAAGAGCGGGCGCGGCATGGCCGAACGGCTCGCCGACGAGATCACCCTCGCTCTCAAGAAGGAAGGGATCGCGATGAAGAAGCGCGAGGACACGCACAAGATGGCGGAAGCCAACCGGGCGTTCGCGCACTACCGCTGGTAA
- the rpsL gene encoding 30S ribosomal protein S12, giving the protein MPTINQLIRIGRHPLKNRTKAPALRSCPQRRGVCTRVYTTTPKKPNSALRKVARVKLSSGLEVTGYIPGVGHNLQEHSIVLVRGGRVKDLPGVRYHIIRGVLDTAGVEGRKQGRSKYGAKRPKAAEAKA; this is encoded by the coding sequence ATGCCGACCATCAACCAGCTTATCCGCATCGGACGCCACCCGCTGAAGAACCGGACCAAAGCGCCGGCACTGCGCTCTTGTCCGCAGCGCCGCGGCGTCTGCACGCGCGTCTACACGACGACGCCCAAGAAGCCGAACTCCGCGCTCCGCAAGGTCGCGCGCGTGAAGCTCTCCTCGGGCCTCGAAGTCACGGGCTACATCCCGGGCGTCGGCCACAACCTGCAGGAGCACTCGATCGTGCTCGTGCGCGGCGGCCGCGTGAAGGACCTCCCGGGCGTGCGCTACCACATCATCCGCGGCGTCCTCGACACCGCCGGCGTCGAGGGCCGCAAGCAGGGACGTTCCAAATACGGCGCGAAGCGGCCCAAGGCCGCCGAAGCCAAGGCCTAA